The Cetobacterium ceti genome segment TGGGATATTTTCTAGGTGGAACTATAGGTTTTGGAACTATTATTTCTTCTTTAGCTGTAGGACCATTAATTCAATATTTTTTTAAATTAAATAATAAAGATATAAAAAAAATAGAACATAGAAGTTTAGCTACAGAAATTAATTTTCTAAAAAAAAGAATATTAAAATAAATTTATATTTGAATATATAACCCTATATTTTGATAAAAAAAGACTATAGCATAGAGCCTTAGTCTTTTTTTATTTTAATTATTTATATAATAAAAAAAAGAAAAAAAATAATTTGAATAATATATTATAAATTAAATCTAAAAATAGAGGTGAGTATATGATCCAAAGAATAAAGAAAATGTCATTATATTTTTTAGCATCAATAATAATAGTCCCAGTATTTATAGGAGTGGTACTATTAACAATATTGGGAAATTTGAAAAAAATAAAAAATGAGTAGTATTTCTCCTCACCCAATAGAAAAATACTACTCATAATAGAGAATAAATGTATCTTGCAAGCCCCACTTAGAAGATACTGTAAAAAATATGTTAAAGTTACCCCCCTCTAACAAGATAAATATATACACCCTTTATATAAAAATGTCAAGAATATTTCAAAAATAAAGTATAGAAATGCACATTAAAAAATGTATTATTAAGACTACAATCTAAATAATACATAATATTACTAAGATTTTTTATAATTTTCTTGTAATTTCCTATCTTTAATT includes the following:
- a CDS encoding YczE/YyaS/YitT family protein yields the protein FSYGCYLYISTGLGCGPRDGLMVILTKKSKYPLWKVKTSIEFIVLILGYFLGGTIGFGTIISSLAVGPLIQYFFKLNNKDIKKIEHRSLATEINFLKKRILK